The sequence TGTGACCTGCCTGTAACTGCAGACCTTGCAAATGTAACCTACGTTCAACCACCTgaacagggtttctttttttttttttttgaacagggTTTCTTATGAAGGGGAGTCAGGCAGTTGGAGGAAGTGGGCATCACCCCTCAAGAGGCTGCAGGCTCTAGTGAATAACTGACAATGCACAAGGCAGCGTCTAGGCTCCAGCCTGTCTTATCACCCTGCGCAATTTCTCTTCACTTCAACAGGCCTCCAGGGGCCTCCTCTAGCCCATACTTAGTAAACTCAACGTACTAACCCTTCGGCCAAATGCAATCTGCTAAGGTTATCCTGTATTTCCTCAACAGCAATATGAGTGAGCAATCACAGCAATAGGCCGCTATAACTACAGTATCAGGCTGCGTCTCTCAGCTTTGCTGAGTAGTTTACCAACGAATGACTCGTTAAGacaggcggggggtggggagaagggtccCCCAACAGAGCTTTCATTATGCTTCGGCTACTGCAGGGGAAAGTACTCTTtgttcccctctctctctggATTATTTTCACTTCAAACATTCAGCCTGCGCGAAGCAGTCACTTCTGGAATACACGGTCAAAATTCTGAAGCTATGTGGGTATGCCCAGCACCACCCACCGCTCCCGGAGTTCAGCCCCAATTCGGAGCTTTCCCCTTCGTCGGAAGAGCGCAGGGGTCCCGGAGTCAAGGCCTTGCGCGGCCCCACCACAGTCTCCCCAAAGCGCCGATGCATGTCAGCCTGAAGCACTTGGCTGTCACTTTCCCTGAGCCCGCGAGGCCCGAGCTCACCGCGAAGAGCGCGGGAGCGAGAGGAGGCGCCGCGGCTCACAGAGCACGGGCCGGGCGGCCCCACTGAGGAAGGGGCGCGATCCCGGGGCGCTCGCGGCGCGGGCGAGGCTTGGCGCGGGCTGCCGGGCGGCGCCACCGCACGGCCGGGGGAGGGGACCGAGGGCTGGGGAGAAGGGCGGCTCGAGCGCAAACAGACTCGGCCGCGGATACTCACTCAGCCAGGACTCCAGACTCTCCCCTTCCGCCTCCGCCATATTGCAGCCGCCCGGGCCGGCCCAGCGGTCTCAAACCTCGCGAGAACCTGAGAGAGACGAGCCGGGGCGGGGCCTGCATAGGGACCTGAGAAGACCGTGTGCCGCCGCCTAGGATCTTGCCAGGCTGCGACGGATAATGCGAGGGCGAGCGTTTCCTTTTTGACTATCCGCCTTAGACCTCGGAGTGAGAGACTCTTCAGACCCAGATTAACAGGGTGATGCGCAGATCTAGAACCCTGTTGCTCCTTTCCCCTGTTTTCAGTCACTCGCTCAGGCACGCCGAGGGCAGTCTCCGTGGGGTCCTGCTGGCAGCCAAGATGGCTGCCCCCACGGTGAAGGTTGCGCGAGAGTGGTCGGGCTTGGCTCTCGGCGTGCGGAGGGCTGTCCTGCGGCTTCCAGGGTGAGAGGGTGGCGGGCAGCTGGGAGGCCTCTTGGGTCTTCACGGAGAGACCTgctgggaaggaaagagggatgcCACAGGCAAGCCTCGCGGGGACCTGGAGAGAGCCTGGGGGGCCGGAGTAACTGAGTACAATCCTTTTTAACCCGCTGCGTGAGTTTGGGTCAATCTGAAAGCTTAGTAGTTGCTCCCTGCCTGAGAAAATTCTCACTTGGATCTGAAAGATTGATCTGTTTAAAGAACTCAGAACTGGGGTTTCCTttgctgggaggtgggggggagaggTGCATAGGCGGATTGTCTATCCTGACGTTCAGGAGCCTGTCCTTACTGTTGGCACTTGAGCAGCAGACCTTCTTGGCCTCTTTAGGGGAGGTCCTCCTACCTCTTGGGAGAAGAGCCAGAATTACTGCAGCTCAGCTTTGTCGGGCGGTCTGCCCGCTGCTCGCTTGGCGGCGGTTTGGCATACATGCCTATTGTTAAGTCAAGCCTTTTCACTTGATCAGCTTttgccttcctcttcctctcccacaCTCCCCTCCGCCGCCAGGCTAACCCAAGTGAGGTGGAGCCGCTATGGCCCTGAGTACCAGGATCCTCAGATTGACAAGGAATATTACCGCAAGCCCTTGGCCCAGCTGACTGAGGAGGAGACGTATGAGCGGGAGCTCAGGAAGACTCAGGTTATCAAAGCTGCCCCAGCCACGAAAACAAGCTCCGTATTTGAAGACCCAGTGATCAGGTTagcagaaaacaaacttttgttcCACAGAGTGGGACTATAGTCCCGTATACGGGGGAAGGCGGAAGGATCTACAGTTAAAGATTCTGTGACAGCCTTGGGAACCTaaacatctttttcttcttaaagtaAATTCACCAACATGATGatgaaaggaggaaataaaatccTGGCCAGATCCCTCATGACACAGGTAAACAGTGCCTCTCTCTGTCAGCTTTGTTTTCCCCGTAGTTTTGTGTTTGGCTCTTTCATcttaacataaaaaagaatggattctGTACCTGTCATTAAAATGAGTTTCTCTGTACTTATGTGTGGGAGTAGAGGCTTTAAGAAGTCCTACAGGAGTCAACCACTTCCATCCCCCAGCCCCACATTACAAATCTTAGCTCATTTTTCTGTCCTAGTCCAGGGTTTTTGTTTCAGAAGTACTAAGGGAATAGCTGGGCCGCTATAGAAGAACAGGATGATGGGAGTAAAGGGCAGGGTCCTAGCCCAGCTGGATAAACCCTTTAGGGACTCTGGGGCATCCTCTTCCACTGTATCCCTTTGCAGACCCTGGAAGCTGTGAAAAGGAAGCAGTTTGAGAAGTACCATGCTGCTTCTGCAGAGGAACAGGCAACCATCGAACGCAACCCTTACACCATCTTCCATCAAGCACTGAAAAACTGTGAGCCTGTGATTGGGCTGGTACCCATCCTC comes from Muntiacus reevesi chromosome 18, mMunRee1.1, whole genome shotgun sequence and encodes:
- the MRPS7 gene encoding small ribosomal subunit protein uS7m, whose product is MRRSRTLLLLSPVFSHSLRHAEGSLRGVLLAAKMAAPTVKVAREWSGLALGVRRAVLRLPGLTQVRWSRYGPEYQDPQIDKEYYRKPLAQLTEEETYERELRKTQVIKAAPATKTSSVFEDPVISKFTNMMMKGGNKILARSLMTQTLEAVKRKQFEKYHAASAEEQATIERNPYTIFHQALKNCEPVIGLVPILKGGHFYQVPVPLADRRRRFLAMKWMIAECREKKPRRMLMPEKLSQELLEAFHSRGPVIKRKHDMHKMAEANRALAHYRWW